The proteins below come from a single Triticum aestivum cultivar Chinese Spring chromosome 5D, IWGSC CS RefSeq v2.1, whole genome shotgun sequence genomic window:
- the LOC123119163 gene encoding uncharacterized protein encodes MPSPLKRPSLGRLLAALRSPSRVPVQTGFPTSLADLVVKNHGRLRKPRKPRRPTALALPPSPAENPVDVGEIPSLPPSPGPLSPVVVEDSSAPVVRRLDAPKGAAFFRPRPELLALGGAVALALLAVWREGAVAAFTIASLSLLWIESASRRRRRPAELPDPRCPAPVSPIRVVEEAPGCSDSDKSSEAPSPRPSERRELVSGGEDPATPKRKARRSLRKVISKTLQKKPKAKDASASSDGEVGQPAGDAEPVVAEAFLAVSNPEQTPSEPSTESSVEMKMETERRGGRFPLAAFVPVILAGLAAGKLPATALAVLCVAFFGRHRRANLGGR; translated from the coding sequence atgcccAGCCCGCTGAAGCGCCCCTCCCTCGGCCGCCTGCTCGCCGCCCTCCGGTCGCCGTCCCGCGTCCCGGTCCAGACAGGCTTCCCCACCTCCCTCGCCGACCTCGTCGTCAAGAACCATGGCCGCCTCAGGAAGCCCCGCAAgccgcgccgccccaccgcccTGGCGCTGCCTCCGTCTCCGGCGGAGAATCCGGTGGACGTAGGGGAGATTCCTTCGCTGCCGCCATCGCCCGGACCTCTGTCGCCGGTGGTCGTAGAGGACTCCTCGGCCCCGGTGGTGCGGCGGCTGGACGCGCCCAAAGGCGCCGCCTTTTTCCGGCCCCGCCCGGAGCTCCTCGCGCTCGGCGGGGCCGTGGCGCTCGCGCTCCTCGCCGTGTGGAGGGAGGGGGCCGTCGCGGCCTTCACCATCGCCTCGCTGTCGCTGCTCTGGATCGAGTcggcctcccgccggcgccggcgcccggcAGAGCTGCCCGATCCGCGCTGCCCCGCCCCCGTCTCGCCGATTCGGGTGGTGGAAGAAGCGCCCGGCTGCTCCGATTCCGACAAGAGTAGCGAGGCCCCCTCCCCTCGGCCCTCGGAGAGGCGCGAGCTCGTCTCCGGCGGCGAAGATCCGGCCACCCCGAAGAGGAAAGCGAGGAGATCGCTGAGGAAGGTAATCTCCAAGACGCTGCAGAAGAAGCCCAAGGCGAAGGACGCCTCGGCCTCTAGCGACGGCGAGGTCGGGCAGCCGGCTGGCGACGCCGAGCCAGTAGTAGCCGAGGCCTTTCTAGCAGTTTCCAACCCGGAGCAGACGCCGTCGGAACCAAGCACAGAGTCGTCGGTGGAGATGAAGATGGAGACGGAAAGGCGAGGGGGCAGGTTCCCCCTGGCGGCGTTCGTCCCGGTCATCCTCGCAGGCCTCGCCGCCGGGAAGCTCCCGGCGACGGCGCTGGCCGTGCTCTGCGTGGCCTTCTTCGGCCGGCACCGTCGAGCGAATTTAGGCGGCCGGTGA